The Oscillatoria sp. FACHB-1407 DNA segment GGCTTCTGCAATAACCGTCATCCCTGGCTTACGTCCAATCATCGCCGCCAGTCCTTGTCGCACAACCGGATGATCGTCTGCGATCAAAATTCGGATGGATGATTCTGCACTCATAGCGTCAATGGCACAACAATCGTCAGGACTGTTCCCTCTCCAGGCTGGCTCGCGATGGTTAGATTTCCGCTAATTTGTTGCGATCGCTCCTGCATACTGATCAAGCCGTAACCCTTTTTAGATGTCTCTAGATTGATTATCTGGTCGTAATCAAAACCCTGTCCATTATCTTGGATTTGCAATTGAACGTGATCGAGCTGGTAACTGAGTTCAATCTGGATATGAGTCGCCTCAGCATGTTTGAGAGTATTATTAATTGCTTCTTGAGCAATTCGCAACAAATTGGTTTCTATTTCTGTTGGAAGAGCATAGGGAGTGCCCTGAACCCGACAGGTCACTTGTAACGAGGTATTGGAAGTTAGGTCCCGCATCAAACCTGTGAGCGCACCTGCCAGGTTGGTTTCTTCCAGCACTTGGGGACGTAATGCTCGGACTGAGCGACGCGCTTCGGCGAGACTTGCTGCGGCTAAATGACGCGCCTGAGCAATATGAGCCTGGCGATCGCCTGCATCTGTCAGGTCAGTGTCTTCTGCGGCTTGGAGTTGAATCAGAATGCCTGCTAAGCCCTGGGCGATCGTATCGTGGATTTCACGAGCCATGCGGTTCCGTTCTTCTAATACCGCCGTTTGTTTGGCTTGCTCGGCTAGGTAGCACATTTGAATCGCTAAGGTTGCCTGATGAGCAAGTGCCTGAACTAGTTCTGCTTCTTCTGGCTTGAGGCTTGACTGATTGCGAAATGCCAACCCTAATAATCCAACGGGTTGCTCTCCTACAATCAATGCCAAACCAATGGCTTCGGTAAATCCTTCTCGCTCAATCCACTCCAAAACCCCACTCCATTCCATGCCTTCAAACTCTCCTGCGGTTAGGGACGCAAGAGTGCGCTTTTGGCAAAGGAATTCAAAAACGGGGGTAATATCCATTGGGAAAACAGAATGAAACAGAACGGGTTCATCCGGTCTAGCTTGCGAATAAAGCTGCCCGTCCTGGATTTCTAAGCATAGTTTCAATTCATTAGTCTCGGTATTGAGCAGAAAGATATGCCCCACCGTTGCCTGTACCTGATTAGCTATCTCTGTGAGAACATGTCCTAGAAAAGAATTTAAGTTAGATTCCTGGGCTAATCGGTCAAGGCTGTGTTTGAGAGCATCATTGGTTTTTGCCAGCTCTGTTGCCCGATCTTGTGCTGCTCTTTGCTGTTCGCGAGCGATCGCGATTTCACGTTCGCGCTCGGCAATTTGGCTCGTTTGCATTGCCAACGCAATTTGCTTGCCAAGCGATTCAGCTAGTGTGATTTCGCCCTGGGTAAACACAGGTGTCTCTCGATAGATAACTAGTGCACCGAGTGCTATTCCATTACATACAAGCGGAACATTGAGTTCTCCGCCCCAACCCAGTTGTTTGGCGAAGGCATCAAATTCAGGAACGCAAGTTCCATTGAGGTGATCAAGAACGATTGCACGGTCCCGATGACGATGGGAAGTTCCAAGGTATTCAATCGGAACTGTGAAACCCTGAGCAAGGAACCGTGCGAGTATAAATCGATCGCTGAGAGCTAACAACTGTTCAGGTTTATACACGGTTCCTTCATGGAACCAATACCGCAAATAGATGCGTTCATCGGTTGGATGCTCAAAGTAGCCACAACTACGAGCACCAAAGGCTGCAACGACAATTCTCAGCACCTCAGGCAGAAGCGCGTCTAACTGTTCGAGTTGACCCACGGCATCAATGGTTTGTTGAAGAGCGATGCTGGCTTTTTCTAATTCAGCAGCCCGTTCTTGCGCTGCTTTTTCTTGCTCGCGGGCGATCGCAGCTTGTTTGGCTTCTTCTGTGAGTTGTGTCAGCCGTACTGCCAGCGTTGCCTGATGGGCTAACGCTTGAGCGAGTTCAATCTGCTGATTGCTAAGCTGATAACTGCGAGGAAGACGAATCACCAGCATCCCGATGTTCATCTCTCCCAGTATTAGCGGCAGAGTCAGTTCCTGGTACAACCCTAAAGCGTAACGCTCTGCATGTTCTCGAAATAGAGGTATGTCAAAATTGTCTCGAATAAAGTATTCCCTGTACTGGTGAATCGGTTGATCTTGTGCTTCTTGGGGAATTGGCGCACCCACAATACCCGGATGGTCAGGATAGATTTGTGCAATTTCAGACCTGCTATAAATTGCACCTTGCTGAACTATCAACCCGATGTGGAAGCAATATTTAGTTGGATGATACCAGTACTCAACTTGGGGAGCTTGCAGTTGTTCTGAAATCGCGGTCAGTACTTGTCCTAAAAATTTGTCGAGACTGGGTTCTAAAGCAAGGGAATCGAGCGATCGCTTGAGTGCCTCATTCGCTTTTACCAGTTCTGCTGCGCGTTCTTGTGCGGCTTGCTCTTGTTCACGGGCGATCGCGGCTTGTTTTGCTTCTTCTGCTAATTGTGTCAGTTGAATGGCTAGAGCCGCTTGATGCGCGAGGGCTTGCAATAATTCCGAGCCTTGTTCTGTAATGCGATCGGCGCGAGTAAAGGCAAGCCCTAAATGCCCTAAGAATTTGCCTCCTGCACATAGTGGAACTGATAGTACGGCTTGGCAATTGCGTTGTCGCAAATACTCAATTGATCCACTCCAAAACAGATGAGCTTCTTCTACCAGGTCAAAGAATCGAGGTCTACGGGTTTCAATTAAGAGTTGAATGCATTGAGCATCTTGCACAGGCATTTCTGCTGCTATGGGTGATACGGGTACAACACCATCAGGTTCAACTAATGCAACGGTTCGTAGAACTCCACACAACTCATCCAAAACTGTCAAATGTCCAGCAGCCGCTCCTAATTGAGTGATTGCTTCAATGGCAACTTGCTCTAAGAAGTTCGCCAGGTTAGGCTGATCAACCAGACGTGCAGAGACGCGAGCGAGTGCCTCATTTGCTTTTGCCAATTCAGCGGCTCGTTCTTGTGCGGCTTTTTCCTGTTCACGGGCGATCGCCGCTTGTTTTGCCTCTTCTGCCAATCGTGTTAATTGAATGGATAAAGCGGCTTGTTGAGCTAGTGCATACAACAACTCACTGCTCTGTTCATTGATTGGATTTGTATGGGTAAATGCTAGTCCCAAATGACCCAGAAATTCTGCCCCTGCAAATAAAGGCACAGCAATGACGGCTTGATGATGGCGTTGTTGATGATAGGCGATCGCCCCAGGCCAAAACAGGTGGGCTTCTCGCTCCAGGTCAAAGTAGCGAGGTTTGCGTGTTTCTAGAAGCAGGTTAACAAATTCAGCTTCATTGATAGGCATCTCTGCTCCCAGACCAGACGCAACCCGCCCTTGCTCCACATGAGCGACAGCCCGTAGTGTTTGATGCTGTTCGTCTAGCATCGATATCATGGCAGCATCAGCATCCAGTTGAGCGATCGCCTCCAGTGCCACATGGCTCAAAAAAGCAGAGAGGTCAGGTTGCTCTGACAAGCGTTGGGAGGTGCGCGCAAGTGCTTCGTTCGCTTTTGCTAATTCCGTGACCCGCCCTTGTTCCGTTTGTAGAAGAGCTTGCTGAGTTTCTCTAAGTTCGGTGATGTCAACCTGGCTGATCCAGGTACTTGTAACGCAGTCATTCTCGATCGTGCTAACTGCACTGTTGAGGAAGTATCGCTTGCGTCCGTAGCTGTCAATCTCCTCAGTTTCTAGACTTTGGCAGGTGTAGCCATTTTCAATCCAGGCTCGCATCGCGGCTTGTGTTACATCGGAGTTGCGATCGTGAAATTCTTTTGGTGTTAATCCAATTAAGTCTTCCGCATTTTGGTATTCATACATCTGAGCAAGGGCATTGTTTACTTCAGCGATGCGAATAGACTCATAACACAACTCTAGTTGTTCATCTACAGACAATGTAATCGGGATAGGTTGTTGATACTCCCAACGCACAATGCCTTCACTACTGAGTTCAAACAGGGTGCGATAGCGTTTCTCAGATTCAGCAAGGCGATCAAGGATTTGTTGTAATTCAGTATTGATTCGTTCGAGTTCTTGCGAATGCTTTGTAGCACTGTGTGTCCGCTCCTGTTCAGCTTGTAGGACAGCTTGTTGAGCGCGATCGCGCTCAATGCTACTGCCAATGCAATCAGCGGCAATTTTCAAAACAGTGAGTTCGGCAGCACTGCGCTGTTTCACCTCGCGACAGTCATCTATACCCAAGACTCCCCACCACTGCCCCTCTACAAAAATGGGAACAAGGTGGGTAGACTTTATCCCAATCGCCATCTGCTCACTACGAAAGGGTTCTGGAGCTTCATCAATGATGTAACTTGCCGTTTGACCCTGCTGAAACAGCTCATACAACCACTGAATCTCCTCATAGCTACCCTGTCCAGCTTTCCCATCAGAATGCTGCGGAACAGTTCCTGGTGAAGTCCACTCATATTCCAACGCTCTCCAGCTTGGGAAGGGTGAATCGCAGAACGAGTCGAAATTCTCTATGACGTTAATGCGATCGGTGTCTAATGCCTCACCAATCATTCTTAAAGCAGTATTGACTGCCGCATTCAAAGGCATGAGCATTAATAACACACGAGCAACTTCTGCGGTCGTTTCTAACAGGTGGTGCTCTAAAGAAGAACTGCAAGTAGAGACCCACTCATCGGGTTCTGTCTGCCTTACTGGTTCTCGCTCATCTTGTTTGGGTTGTCGATATCTGGCAACTTCTGCTTGTGAAACTGTGTAGGAACGTTCGCACGACTCAAGGCGCGATCGCAGTCTGGCATTTTCTTGTTCTAGGGCAGCGAGGCGATCGTGGAGCTTATTTGGTGCTGTATCCATAACTAGCTTCTAGTTTATTTTGAAGCGAGATTTATCTCAGGATAAAGCAATTATCCTGGAAGGAGTTCAAGGGTTAATTCCTTCTTCAGCTTGTCTGATAGGTCTACGGTTTCTCAAACTACCTTTCAATAACGTTATTGAAAACTTGCAGTTTTTTCTGCCTGGATATAATTTCCTCATCAGGAGCAATCCTGGCCATTTCATTTAATGTTTGAGGGATAAGCTGCTATGCGATCGCGCTAAGCAACTGTGAGTGAGCAGGAAATGTGGTGCAGTTGGCAAATGAATGGTGTAGTAGGCCAGTATTCTTTCAATCCGGCGTTCTGGCTTGTAAAAACCCTAAAATTCAATCTTCAGTGGAAGTTGAACTGTAAAACAGGTTAGGGAGTTGGCACTTTCTACCTGAATTGATCCCTGTAGATATTCAACTAAACGTTTTACCAATGCCAAACCTAATCCAGTCCCGCCGTGTCGCCAACGATCAACACTGGTGAAGCGGTAAAACTTCTCGAATAAACGCGGCAATTCCTGAGGTGGTAACTCTACTCCAGAATTACTGACTTGAATTTGTAGCATTGCGTCTTGAACTTGCACTGCAAGCGTGATTTCCTCATGAGGAGGTGTATATTTGCAGGCATTATGGAGCAGTTCCATTAGAATTCGCTTTAATCCCGCTAAATCCGTCACAACAGATGGTAATCCTTGTGGAATATCGATATTCAGTTGCTGTTGCTGTTGTTGAACACGGGATTCAAAAGCTTCTGCAATAGATGGGAGCCAATAGTTCAGATCAATATGCTCCAGTTCTTGATGCTTTACTCCTGCTTCTAATCGCTGTAGGTCAAGCAAGTCATTAACAAGGTTCAATTCCTGTGTACACCCATCCTCAAGGATCTGAACGTAGCGCATCAAATGTTCGTCGTTAATCTGCTGTTGATCCAGTCTCAACTGAATCATTTGAATCGCCATCTTGATGTTAGTCAGAGGCGATCGCAACTCGTGGGAAACCGTACTCAGGAAATCATCTTTCATGTGACTCAGTTCCTCTAGAACATGCACCTGTTCCTGGGCTGCTTCATAGAGGCGAGATTGGCGCAGAGCGATCGCAGTTTGAACGACAATTTGTTGCAACAAACTTACTTCCCAGACTTGCCATCCACGAGGGATAAAATTTTGGTAGATTGTAAAGAGCCCCCAAAGCTGACCATCGAAAAACACAGGGATAATTACGTAGGCTCTAATTTGAAAGACCTCGAATTGATTGATCTGATGTCTGCTGTGTTTAGCTACATAGATGTCATTGACGACAATGGGAATGTTATTTTGTAGTTGTTCATCCTGCTTCTCCAGCAGGTAAGCGTCCTCCCACAGAATTTGAACATCCTTCTCTATTAATGGGACTCCTCCCTCTGCAACTGATTCCGCTACGAATTCAATACTCTGACCCGAGGAGAATTGGTAAATGGCAACCCGGTCACTCTGGAGTGTTTCGCGGGTTTTGTTTAGCACGGTTGCTAGGGTTTCCTCCAAGTTTAAAGAGCGGTGAATATTTTGGATAATCAATCGTAGCAAACGTTCCTGTTCTGCTTGCTGTTGCAAAGCCTGGGTACGTTCTTGTACCCGTTGCTCAAGAGTCCGGTTTAGTTGTTGTAGAGCAGCTTCTGCTTGCTGACGTTTGCGAAGTTCAGCTTTGTAATCACTAATATCACGCGCAGTGGCAATGCAAATTTCCCGCCCATTCAAGGTTGCTCTGCTAAGTGTGACTTCAGAATCAAAAATGGTTTTGTTAGGATGACGAATAGACGGCCACTCAAATCGCAAATCTTCACCTGCATTAGCTTGTCGAAAAAGATACGGCAATTCCTCAATTGGAGCATTAGAAGCTGAAAGATCGGCAACAGAAAAGCTCAACATTTGCTCTCGGTTGACTCCAAACATCTCTAGTGCCCGGTTATTGATGTCAAGAATGGCACCACTTAAATCATGTATGAAGATTGCATCATACAGCCGATTGAAAATGGTGCGTAGATCATGTTCAGACTGCTTTAATACTGCCTCTGCCTGTTTTCGCTCTGTAATGTCCAGATTCACCCCAATCATCCGAAGGGCTTGCCCTTGGGAATCACGTTGCACTAGAAAATGAGACTCAAGATGACGAATCGTGTTATCTGCCTGTATTGTCCGAAACTCTAAACTAGTGTCTGTAGTGTCAATCAATGCCTGCTGTAGTACAGCACGGCACCTCAATAAATCATCAGGATGGATAACCGATTCCCATGTTTCATAGCCTCTAACCTCTGATGATTTGATGTTGAAGAGTTCACAGGTGCGATCGTCCCAGCGCAATTGGTTGTTGACTATATCCCACTCCCAAACCCCCATCTGCACGGACTGTACAGCTAGTTGTAGGCGTTCCTCGCTAAGCCGCAGCGATCGGGTACGATCGGATACTAGCTCTTCTAATTGTGCTTTGGCGGCTTCTAACTCGCTACGGCTGGGTAGGGATAAGATTTCGGGAATGACTGGAACTAGCGTTGCTGCTGTTAATAAGGAGATAGTAGCTGTAATTGATTTGAGTAATCCTGAAGCCCAGTAATCTGGATGCCAGAGTGTCCAAATCTCCATAGCGTGTGTTGTTCCGCAAGCGATAATGAATGCCCCAAACAGTTGCAAAATTCCGGGATAGGGAAAATCTTGCCGTTGACGCACAATATGAACCAATGCTACGGAAACTGAGAAATAGGCAAAAGCAATGCCTCCATCTGATAAGACATGTAACCAGACCAGCCCCGGTTTCCAGAGGTAACAATGTCCATGAGGAATGAATGCTAAGCTGTCAAAATAGTTAAGAAGTATTGCTATCATTGTTTGAACCTTGGAGGGACTTTGAGAAGTCGGTCAAGGGAACCCAAAAAGCCTTCTGGATAAGCTGCAAATACTAAGTGCAGTACCGAGAAATCAACATGAACAAAGAGTACTCCAACAGCTTGTCTTGTGCCTAAATATAATCTCTAAGTATAATTTTTCTAGATGCAGAATTAGGCGATCTCCCATGAGTTGTGTCGAAAAATTAAACCAATGGTAGGGTAGGAGCCTATGCTTACCTACGGCTCCTTTTATGTTTACCCCTTGGCTGTTTAAGCGGTGATACCTTTTGCGATGGTATGCATTGCTGTTACGCTCCAAGACATCAGAACTAGCCTAGAATTGAAGTGGATTACTCCAGGATCAATCGATGGGTGTTGAAAAAAAATCGTCGCACTCCCCACCCTTACGTTAGCAAGATGGAGTCAAAGCGAGGTAGTTGTAACGAAGGTGAAGACTGCCAATAATTTTTTTGCAAAAAACCTTATTGAAGCACTTTTTGGAATTACCGCTTAAGCTGGTTGGCTGACAAATCTCGTTTCAGGACTTTGCCTTAAATGTTGCAGAGGAGACTCTGTCTGCTAAACATAAGTAGCAGAACCACGGGAACAAGTGTCAGCAACAAAAATGGTACGTTTCAGGAGTTTTGCCAATCAGTCAGACGCTTAAGACAGTGCAAACAATATAGAATATTTGCCACTAAGAAGTTTTTGCGGCAGAACCTCAACATCAATAAGATTTTAATTCGTCTATTAGAACAAGATAAGATTTACAGTTTAATGCTCTCAGCACATCGATCGCCATAAAACTATTCGTGAGAGCTTGCAGTTATCTGCGGTGGGCAGTGCGAAACGTTACGTTTCCGAAAAGCTTTGTCCCTTAGTGTGCAGTCATTGACTTGCAGCGGTTATATCGTTTAAGAAGATATGGTTAATGCATAGCATATCAGGACATGAAATCCTTGAAGAGGCGATTGCTAGTGATGATCGCGTTTGTGATAGTCAAGTTGCACTACTACAAGAAGCATAGTAAGTGAGTAGCTTCTGTTGATCTCGGTAAACCTTGGGTGTCAGTCCAGTAAACTGTTGAAACCGCCGAGTGAACTGGCTCTGATTAGCAAAACCACACTCTAATGCAATTTCAGCAATTGCCGTTTCGCTATCCTGTAACAATCGTTTAGCTCGTTCTATCGCTGCCGAGTCAAGTATTGGTAAGGAGAAATGCCTGTAGATTGTTTAAATGTATGACAAAAATAAAATTGACTAATTTTGGCAACTTCAGCCAAATCAGCTAATTGAATTTCTTGATGAAGATTTTGACTAATGTAATTAATGACTCGTTGCAGCGTATATGAAGGCAATTTATTTTGAGTAGTTGGTGCATTCATAGATTATGGTGAAGGCAAGATTCGGTGAAGGGGAAATGAGCTTTAATCTGAATAGCTGGGGAAACAAAGAGGGTTTAACACCTGGCTTATCTGATATTTTTTGGAGTCATACCCGTCTACTTTTGAAAGGCATGGCTCCGATCGCTTGTACAAATCTTGGAAACCCTGAATGCTTCCTGGCTTCGATATCCATCCAATCAAATAGATGTTTTATCTTCAGCCGTCCATGCTGTACCAGAGCAATACCCCAAACAAGCCGAAGGACAAGCAGTCCCCATTCTGCAAAGCCGCTCAAATATGGTGGGAGGTAATGTGATAGAGCTTGAATTTCCATTTTTCCTCACTTTGAACCTACTGTTTTGGATTTGAAAAAACGTCGCAATTTGCCTTGAATAAACTTGTGCTGCTCAAGCAAATGCAAAAAAATGAAAGCAAGGAATGTATAAGCAAACCAAACGTGTGAATCGTGAGAAAACTTAGAAATAGATTCGTTTACACCAAACAAACGCGGTAATGTTAAACCAAAGAAAACGGCATTGCGGTCGTTAGTGTTGGAGTAGAAGATGCCGCTGATCGGCACTGCAACCATGAACAGATACAACCCTGTATGCAGTACGATTGTCTGTAACCAATGTCTTGTGAATCTCGGCTGACGGTGACTATACTTTTGCCAAGATAGGTTGATTAGTATCCCGATTCGCACGATTAGCAACCCTAAAACCAGCATTGCTACTGATTTGTGAAAGGTAATCATTTCACTGATAAACGGTGCTTCACTCCAAACATGAGCCGTGAAAATGCCAACACTGTAAACACAAAGTAGACAAACTGCCATAAGCCAATGTAAAGACCACAGTTGTTTAGACAGAGCAGATATCCGTTTTGCCAACACGCTCATGGAGCAAACTCCTTTTCTACTTGAGTTTTCACTGTATTAAAGAGGGTGTCCACTGCGAGTAGTCTGCTAAGTGCCCCCAGTAGGCGAGATATCCTATGTATGCCCAAATCAATGCCGCTATGATGAGAATAACTGCACCAATTAGGCGGAGGTGAGAATTCAGCTTCCAATAAAGAGCGGGTGTAGCCAAAACTCCGGCTAATCCAGAAATAATAAAGCCAGTACCAGACAAAATAGGTTGGTTTGTCATGCCTAAATTGACGATGCGAAAGCCAATTACGATCGCAGCTATTCCCGCAAAAAATGAGTAGATTGTTACCGTCAGCAAACTCCAACCGAGGGCAAGTGCCAATGATGCGCCCAGAAAAGTGATACCAAATAGGACAGACAATTCACCGAAGGCAATGTTATAGCTACCGGGAAGTGTCCAATGCCAAATCATGTGAAGCCCAGTTGTGAGAGCGATCGCACCTGTCATTCCAAAACCAGGAACCCATTGCTTTGCATCCTTGCCATCTAAACCAGAGTAGACAAAGGCTCCTAAAAGGATAAAACCAACAACCATGTTGATCAGCATTAGTGGGATGTAGTTGATAAACATAAGTAATTAGATGTTCCGATCTAAACGAGAAGGTTTTGCGAATTGTGACGACGTAAATTGTGCTGTTGCTACGATTGTGTTCAGGATTGGTAGCAACTAGAAACCTGGGGATAATTGCAATGCAATCATTTTCGTTGAAAGCCATAGCAGGCTTCTATGTAAAGAACTGATTTAGAAGGCAAAACAATCACAACCAATACCGCCCCAGAAACTAGACAAGGAACCTGCGGTATTGAGTGCAGAACCTGTGGAGCGACAGGTTACTTTGTGAATGTGATTACAGAGAGCTGTGCATAAATGAAGTGCTTTTGCTGCCACAGGCACAGGGACAGGTGCAGCATAGTAACCGCCATAAGTGGCAACAGGTGACCACTCTGGTAAAACCGGGATAGAGGGTGGGTCAAGGTCACTGAATTCCTGTGCAGCGTAAACCACTCTACCTCCCACAATCGTCAATACTGATTCCAGGCTCTTAATCTGCTGTTCTGGCATAGAGAAGTAGTCGCCCGAAAGTACGGCTAAGTCTGCTAGTTGACCGGGAGCGATCGCCCCCTTCTTACCCTCCTCCGACGAGAACCAACTGCTGCCAACCGTGTAGAGCCGCAAGGCTTCCATCCGGTCTAAACGGTTTTGATTTGGGTAAAGTGCAG contains these protein-coding regions:
- a CDS encoding GAF domain-containing protein, which translates into the protein MDTAPNKLHDRLAALEQENARLRSRLESCERSYTVSQAEVARYRQPKQDEREPVRQTEPDEWVSTCSSSLEHHLLETTAEVARVLLMLMPLNAAVNTALRMIGEALDTDRINVIENFDSFCDSPFPSWRALEYEWTSPGTVPQHSDGKAGQGSYEEIQWLYELFQQGQTASYIIDEAPEPFRSEQMAIGIKSTHLVPIFVEGQWWGVLGIDDCREVKQRSAAELTVLKIAADCIGSSIERDRAQQAVLQAEQERTHSATKHSQELERINTELQQILDRLAESEKRYRTLFELSSEGIVRWEYQQPIPITLSVDEQLELCYESIRIAEVNNALAQMYEYQNAEDLIGLTPKEFHDRNSDVTQAAMRAWIENGYTCQSLETEEIDSYGRKRYFLNSAVSTIENDCVTSTWISQVDITELRETQQALLQTEQGRVTELAKANEALARTSQRLSEQPDLSAFLSHVALEAIAQLDADAAMISMLDEQHQTLRAVAHVEQGRVASGLGAEMPINEAEFVNLLLETRKPRYFDLEREAHLFWPGAIAYHQQRHHQAVIAVPLFAGAEFLGHLGLAFTHTNPINEQSSELLYALAQQAALSIQLTRLAEEAKQAAIAREQEKAAQERAAELAKANEALARVSARLVDQPNLANFLEQVAIEAITQLGAAAGHLTVLDELCGVLRTVALVEPDGVVPVSPIAAEMPVQDAQCIQLLIETRRPRFFDLVEEAHLFWSGSIEYLRQRNCQAVLSVPLCAGGKFLGHLGLAFTRADRITEQGSELLQALAHQAALAIQLTQLAEEAKQAAIAREQEQAAQERAAELVKANEALKRSLDSLALEPSLDKFLGQVLTAISEQLQAPQVEYWYHPTKYCFHIGLIVQQGAIYSRSEIAQIYPDHPGIVGAPIPQEAQDQPIHQYREYFIRDNFDIPLFREHAERYALGLYQELTLPLILGEMNIGMLVIRLPRSYQLSNQQIELAQALAHQATLAVRLTQLTEEAKQAAIAREQEKAAQERAAELEKASIALQQTIDAVGQLEQLDALLPEVLRIVVAAFGARSCGYFEHPTDERIYLRYWFHEGTVYKPEQLLALSDRFILARFLAQGFTVPIEYLGTSHRHRDRAIVLDHLNGTCVPEFDAFAKQLGWGGELNVPLVCNGIALGALVIYRETPVFTQGEITLAESLGKQIALAMQTSQIAEREREIAIAREQQRAAQDRATELAKTNDALKHSLDRLAQESNLNSFLGHVLTEIANQVQATVGHIFLLNTETNELKLCLEIQDGQLYSQARPDEPVLFHSVFPMDITPVFEFLCQKRTLASLTAGEFEGMEWSGVLEWIEREGFTEAIGLALIVGEQPVGLLGLAFRNQSSLKPEEAELVQALAHQATLAIQMCYLAEQAKQTAVLEERNRMAREIHDTIAQGLAGILIQLQAAEDTDLTDAGDRQAHIAQARHLAAASLAEARRSVRALRPQVLEETNLAGALTGLMRDLTSNTSLQVTCRVQGTPYALPTEIETNLLRIAQEAINNTLKHAEATHIQIELSYQLDHVQLQIQDNGQGFDYDQIINLETSKKGYGLISMQERSQQISGNLTIASQPGEGTVLTIVVPLTL
- a CDS encoding sensor histidine kinase, translating into MIAILLNYFDSLAFIPHGHCYLWKPGLVWLHVLSDGGIAFAYFSVSVALVHIVRQRQDFPYPGILQLFGAFIIACGTTHAMEIWTLWHPDYWASGLLKSITATISLLTAATLVPVIPEILSLPSRSELEAAKAQLEELVSDRTRSLRLSEERLQLAVQSVQMGVWEWDIVNNQLRWDDRTCELFNIKSSEVRGYETWESVIHPDDLLRCRAVLQQALIDTTDTSLEFRTIQADNTIRHLESHFLVQRDSQGQALRMIGVNLDITERKQAEAVLKQSEHDLRTIFNRLYDAIFIHDLSGAILDINNRALEMFGVNREQMLSFSVADLSASNAPIEELPYLFRQANAGEDLRFEWPSIRHPNKTIFDSEVTLSRATLNGREICIATARDISDYKAELRKRQQAEAALQQLNRTLEQRVQERTQALQQQAEQERLLRLIIQNIHRSLNLEETLATVLNKTRETLQSDRVAIYQFSSGQSIEFVAESVAEGGVPLIEKDVQILWEDAYLLEKQDEQLQNNIPIVVNDIYVAKHSRHQINQFEVFQIRAYVIIPVFFDGQLWGLFTIYQNFIPRGWQVWEVSLLQQIVVQTAIALRQSRLYEAAQEQVHVLEELSHMKDDFLSTVSHELRSPLTNIKMAIQMIQLRLDQQQINDEHLMRYVQILEDGCTQELNLVNDLLDLQRLEAGVKHQELEHIDLNYWLPSIAEAFESRVQQQQQQLNIDIPQGLPSVVTDLAGLKRILMELLHNACKYTPPHEEITLAVQVQDAMLQIQVSNSGVELPPQELPRLFEKFYRFTSVDRWRHGGTGLGLALVKRLVEYLQGSIQVESANSLTCFTVQLPLKIEF
- a CDS encoding helix-turn-helix domain-containing protein is translated as MLQDSETAIAEIALECGFANQSQFTRRFQQFTGLTPKVYRDQQKLLTYYASCSSAT
- a CDS encoding AraC family transcriptional regulator; its protein translation is MNAPTTQNKLPSYTLQRVINYISQNLHQEIQLADLAEVAKISQFYFCHTFKQSTGISPYQYLTRQR
- a CDS encoding cytochrome b, coding for MSVLAKRISALSKQLWSLHWLMAVCLLCVYSVGIFTAHVWSEAPFISEMITFHKSVAMLVLGLLIVRIGILINLSWQKYSHRQPRFTRHWLQTIVLHTGLYLFMVAVPISGIFYSNTNDRNAVFFGLTLPRLFGVNESISKFSHDSHVWFAYTFLAFIFLHLLEQHKFIQGKLRRFFKSKTVGSK
- a CDS encoding DUF981 family protein; the encoded protein is MFINYIPLMLINMVVGFILLGAFVYSGLDGKDAKQWVPGFGMTGAIALTTGLHMIWHWTLPGSYNIAFGELSVLFGITFLGASLALALGWSLLTVTIYSFFAGIAAIVIGFRIVNLGMTNQPILSGTGFIISGLAGVLATPALYWKLNSHLRLIGAVILIIAALIWAYIGYLAYWGHLADYSQWTPSLIQ